CGATTCGTCACGCCGCTGTCGGTCGGCGCCATCACCGGCGAGCGGGTGTTCACCGACCTTTTCGATCTCACGGCCGAGCATGACATCGGCCACATCCGCCTGTCGCGGGAGGCCGACCTCCTCGTCGTCGCACCGGCGACGGCAGACCTTCTCGCCCGCATGGCCCACGGCCTCGCCGACGACCTCGCCACCACCTGCCTGCTGGCCACCGACAAGCCGGTGCTGGTCGTTCCCGCCATGAATCCGCGCATGTGGGCGCATCCAGCCACCTGCCGGAATGTCGCCCGCCTGAGGGCGGACGGCATTTCGGTGGTCGGCCCCAATGCGGGTGCCATGGCCGAGCGCGGCGAGTTCGGCGAGGGTCGCATGGCCGAGCCGATGGAGATCGTCGCGGCCATCAAGGCACATTTCGGCGAAGGCCCGTCCCCGCTGCTCGCCGGGCGCCGCGTCCTCATCACCTCAGGCCCGACCCACGAGCCCATCGATCCGGTGCGCTATATCGCCAACCGCTCCTCCGGCAAGCAGGGCCACGCCATCGCCGCCGCGGCCCGCGCCGCTGGCGCCGATGTCGTCCTCGTCTCCGGTCCGGCGGAGGTCCCCGACCCCGAGGGCGTGCGGGTGATCCATGTGGAGAGCGCCCGCGACATGATGGCCGCGGTGGAGGAGAACCTGCCCGTGGACGCCGCCGTGTTCGCCGCGGCCGTCGCTGACTGGCGGGTGGCGGACGCCTCGGAACAGAAGATCAAGAAGGACGGCGGTGGCGCCCCCACGCTGACGCTGGTGGAGAACCCCGACAT
The nucleotide sequence above comes from Xanthobacter flavus. Encoded proteins:
- the coaBC gene encoding bifunctional phosphopantothenoylcysteine decarboxylase/phosphopantothenate--cysteine ligase CoaBC, which gives rise to MLKDKRILLLIGGGIAAYKCLDLARRLKERGALVRAIMTEAAGRFVTPLSVGAITGERVFTDLFDLTAEHDIGHIRLSREADLLVVAPATADLLARMAHGLADDLATTCLLATDKPVLVVPAMNPRMWAHPATCRNVARLRADGISVVGPNAGAMAERGEFGEGRMAEPMEIVAAIKAHFGEGPSPLLAGRRVLITSGPTHEPIDPVRYIANRSSGKQGHAIAAAARAAGADVVLVSGPAEVPDPEGVRVIHVESARDMMAAVEENLPVDAAVFAAAVADWRVADASEQKIKKDGGGAPTLTLVENPDILASVARHHTLRPRLVVGFAAETEEVVAHARDKRLRKGCDWIVANDVTPTTGIMGGDSNTVHLVTAAGVEDWPSATKAEVARQLVARIAAELSGTRS